Proteins from a genomic interval of Lycium ferocissimum isolate CSIRO_LF1 chromosome 2, AGI_CSIRO_Lferr_CH_V1, whole genome shotgun sequence:
- the LOC132047525 gene encoding uncharacterized protein LOC132047525 has translation MDPSEEDPLEWDQRLRRKKEKQFLDPIDEAQSVLAGFCGILATDCSIFPISFDKWPDMPQSYFNDCFDNIIKPHFHFRTTEDVARLYVYRSIEKKWAGNRQALWNEFKDPLKTKDEIKNNVPEGIARDQWASFVNYRLRDDTQKMCKTNAENRKKQTVPHTGGSKPNSRRRAEMFAETGRRPGRAQLYLATHKKQDGSYVNEEAKEISETIQLAVSQSTVDESEISPNDVVGKVLGKEHCGRVRCLGL, from the exons TTCCTGGATCCAATAGACGAAGCTCAAAGCGTTCTCGCAGGCTTTTGTGGTATTTTAGCAACTGACTGTTCCATATTTCCAATTAGCTTTGATAAATGGCCGGATATGCCTCAATCATATTTCAACGACTGCTTTGATAACATTATAAAG ccCCACTTTCATTTTAGGACAACTGAGGATGTTGCACGGTTATATGTTTATCGCTCTATTGAAAAGAAATGGGCTGGAAATAGGCAGGCCTTGTGGAATGAGTTCAAAGACCCACTTAAGACCAAAGATGAGATCAAGAATAATGTTCCAGAAGGTATAGCTCGGGATCAGTGGGCTTCTTTTGTGAACTACCGTTTGAGAGACGATACtc AGAAAATGTGTAAAACAAATGCCGAAAATCGAAAAAAGCAAACAGTTCCACACACCGGTGGCTCAAAGCCGAACTCTAGAAGAAGGGCTGAAATG TTTGCTGAGACGGGGAGAAGGCCTGGACGAGCACAACTCTATCTTGCTACACACAAGAAACAAGATGGATCATATGTAAATGAGGAGGCAAAAGAAATATCT GAAACAATTCAGCTAGCAGTGAGTCAAAGTACTGTGGATGAGTCTGAAATTTCTCCCAATGATGTTGTAGGTAAGGTGCTAGGAAAAGAGCATTGTGGGAGGGTAAGATGTTTGGGATTATGA